From the genome of Alkalimarinus coralli:
CGCGTGGTGATCTTTGTTGAGCCTATAGCCCTCTATATGACGCGTGATTTGCACGAAGAAGGAGATGGAGAATGGAGCCACGTATTCGAACCCGCGCTGTCAGGTGATGCCGCTAACCTTGACAGCGATACCCTTGAAAGCGATACCTTCGAACGAATAGACGTAGGCCAAATTGGCATTCACATTGAACGTAATAAGCGTGCTGATAACCATAGTGAGACCGCTGACGGCGCCAGAAGAAGTATCGTCATCATTAGTTATGCTAATGGTTACTATCTATCACGCAGGGCATCGAAAATACTAAGTGAAAGGTATAACGTTTTCGTTAAAGTAATTGATCTTCGATGGCTGTCAGAAATAGACGAGGCGACTTTAATTAGCGAAGCAGAGCGTTTTGAAAATATTTTAGTTGTAGATGAATGCCGTAAAACAGGCTCGTTAAGTGAAGGGCTAATGACACTGCTGATGGAAAATATCGGGCGCACTATCAATAACCCGAGTGTTTCTAACTTAGGTAAAAAACCAGATGCTAAGTCAGGCTTTAAAAACGGCTCTAAGGCTGGCGTGAGAATAGAAAGGCTGACGGGTGATGACTGTTTTGTTGCGTTAGGGAGGGCGTCTACACTTGGCATGCCAACACATGATGAGATCGTTAACAAGTCTTTATCCATGATATCAGAAGGTCACACTCAACAGATAAACAACCCATACTCTAATGCTATTGAGGTAACGCCATAATGAAAGAAAAAGTGGTTGTCGTATGTTCAGGTAGAGGAACCTACAATAAAGAAGAACTGGGCTATTTGAGCCGCTATCATTCAAAAAAAACATCGATGATCGAAACCATTGATGAACATCGGGCTGAAAAAGAGCAGATACCTATCACCCAGCTTGATGAAATGACTCAATTCAATTTGAAAAAGCATACCGCAGGCGAAAACGCATCAGCACTTATCTACGCTTGCGCACTCGGTGACTTTTACGATATTGATCGAGACCGTTATGACATCGTTGCCGTCACCGGAAACTCCATGGGTTGGTATATTGCCCTCCGTTGTGCAGAAGTACTAACCGATACGGGGGCTATTAATCTAATAAATACCATGGGGTCGATGATGCAGAACGGCATTATTGGGGGGCAGGTCATTTACCCGGTAATTGATGACAACTGGCAATATGATGAACAAAAAGCCGCCCACTTAAACCAGGTGGTTAAGGATATTAAAGGTCGCCCGGGCTGCGAACTGTATCTCTCAATCGATTTAGGCGGCTATCGGGTGCTGGGGGGCAATGAGCCCGCACTGCGTTTACTGGATTCATCTCTGACCCGCGTACAAGACCGGTTCCCGATGCGGCTATATAATCATGCGGCGTTTCATACACCTTTGCTGCATAGTGTGTCAGAACAGGCTAAACAGTCATTATCTCAATCTTTATTTAACACGCCTTCTATACCGTTGATTGATGGTAAAGGAAAAATATGGCAACCGAAGTGCTTTGATCTTGCAGAAATCTATGAATATACACTGGGTGCACAGGTGATAGAGCCATACTATTTCGGACGAGCGGTGGAAATTGCGGTGAAAGAGTTTGCACCTGACAAGGTCATCGTAACGGGGCCGGGGTCAAACCTTGGCGCGAGTGTGGCGCAAAAGTTGGTACAACTAAAATGGGATGGCATGGACAGTAAAAACGCATTTGCTGAACGGCAAATGCAACACCCGTATGTGATCTCAATGGGGCGAGAGAGTGAAAGGGCACTGGTTGTCCGGTAGTAAGCAACCAGTGCGATCAACTCAACTATGCCTGGTTACGGCGGTATTCCAGTTTATTTTCGTTGAATACAATCTCTGATCGACCGGCTAACCAGTCCCGGTCGTAAGGAGAGATATAATAAATTGCAAACACAAATACGTAAAAAGCGCCGAATAGATAAGAGTATGAGAATGTCGCTATTCCGATAAACAGTATGCTCATAATCTGTAAATAGGTTTGAAGCTCGCTCACATCCGCAGAGGACGTTTGTTTTAGCGCCCTAAATAGTAAATATAATTTGGTGCCTACAAATACCGTTAAGGTAAATACGACAAACAAAATTATAGTTTGGGTATTTAAGCCACTGATAAGAAAATTTGCTATTGAAAACAATAACGAGACTTGCACCAGGCGGATGGGTGTTTTGTCGCTTAGATCCATTGCTATTCCCCTCTACGAATTTACGAATGGCACTTAACTTAAGGCATAAAGACCCAGCTCTGTCATTTACGCGCAGGCGGAAATCCATTTGGAACGGAGTTTACACCCCTATGGATCCCCGCATTCGCGAGGATGACTAGCTTAAGTAACACCATTGATCTCTCTTACCTTCTTTTAGCCTATCCATAATGTAGTCCATAGTGGCTCAATTAGGGAGTTAAAAATTAGTAATAAACTGTAACTCACATGAGGCTTTAGCCAGAAAAATCTTGGTATAATAATTGATCGTATTTTGACGTTGCAAACTGTCGTTCAGCTTGAATAGCAGGTTAGTGCAGCATGACTATTTTGTAGGATCAATTTTTGTAGGAACTATTTTGAACTGGTCTATTGATAACTTATCGCCTCAACGTGCCTGTCATTCATCTACCTGTACCGAAATCACTGAAACGGACATAAAGGCGTCAATGCTGGCATCTGCCGATTACGCATTATCGATGTTGGAAGAGAGTATTCATGATGACGCACTTTACTGCTTGTTTGAATGGAGTGACGAGCAGTCCTTATTATCTATCTCGGTGACCGATCACAGTAAAACAAATGATGGTAAACATACCGTTAAAGTCCACTTTAAAGGCATTAAACAAGCGGCTATTGAAGAGCAAACTGAGACGATAAAGTTCTGGCTTCGAGATCACTTGACGACCAGCGCTGACTTTATGAAATTCTCACTGGTTGCAGGCTTTAGCCGCGATGGTCGCCAAACTGTAGAGCTGATGTAGTTAGGCCAGTAAAGACAAGGTTAACTCCAAAGAGCCGATAGCATATTGCTGATCGGCTCTTTGATGTTTTCGACAAACACAGTAAAAATAATGTGCGCTAGCTATGCGTAATCATAAGGCCCGCCAGTTTCCAGAGCCTTCTGATAGGCAGGTCTTGCGTGAATTCGTTGCACATAGGCCTTAATGTTTGGGTATTTATCTGCGACACCTGAGGCAACGCTTGCTTCCAACGGGAAACTCATCTGTAAATCTGCACCGGTTAATTTATTGCCGGCAAACCATGCGTTGTTAGCCAAGTGGTTATCTATGAAGGTTAAGTTGTCTCTGATATTAGGGCCGACATACGACGCCATCACTTTTTTTGAGATCATTTTTGCAATGGGCTTGGCAAATATGGGCATTGGGCCTGATTTAACTTTGTCGAACACCAGTTTTAAAAGCAATTGTGGCATGAGAGAGCCTTCTGCAAAGTGGAGCCAGTAGATATACTCCCTGTGCTCTGCGGTGCCCGAACTGAGGGTTAGCTCGCCATCCCCGTATTTTCCTACCAGATACTCAATAATTGCCCCAGACTCTGCAACGGTAACTCCGTTATCTGTAATAACCGGTGATTTGCCTAGCGGGTGGACTTTTTTTAGGCTTTCCGGCGCGAGGCTGGTCTTTTTATTCCGTTCGTACCGTTTAACCTCATAGGGAACGTTAAGCTCTTCCAGTGCCCACAGAATTCGTTGAGATCGTGAGTTTTCCAAATGATGAACAATTACCATGGTATCTCCTTAAAGGTTTTTGACTCCGCAGTGACGGACGAAAAGCCGCGGGCCGCATATCTTTATAGTTTTAAAGTGTATAGAGGTTACCACTATTATTCGAATAAATTGCTTTTATGGTATGCCATAAATACAGATTATGCAGAAGAGGGAGACTTGTAATGTGGCTCGATGTAACGACAGTTAAAAAAATTGAGCACTCAATCATATATTCGTTGACTCCAAATTAAATGACACTATACTGTACGAATAAACAGTATAAGCAAACAACATAAATTAAACGGTAGGGGAAGACGTTATGAACATATCAATGGATGGCGACACTATTTGCGTAAGAATGCCTGTTAATCAACAAGTTGTAGCATTTTATTACAAGCGTGTGGGAAGTGAATGGGTAAAGTATAAGCGTGAACCCATCTTAACTGTTCATTAATCGGCACACTTGGATGGCGAACCCTGTCTGATTAAACAACAAACTGTGTCGTTTTTGACACTTTATACTCTCAGGTTCTAGCTTTACTATTGCTTGGCAAGTGTTACCTATAATTGGTGCAGCAAACAGTAATAAGGCCTTTTAGATGAGTGCAGAAAAAGAATTAATTGAAAAGTTTTACCGCGCATTTCAGCAGCGGGATTATCAGACCATGGCAAACTGCTATCACCCTGATGCTAAATTCGAGGATGAAGCATTTAAGCTACAAGGGAATGAAATTGCTGCAATGTGGCACATGCTATGTGAGCGAGGCACTGATTTGGAGTTATCATTCTCTGTGTCTGAGCAGTCAGGCAAGGTCTCTGCGCATTGGGAACCCCGTTATACGTTTAGTCAAACTGGGCGGAAAGTGCACAATATTATCGATGCAGAGTTTGAATTTAAAGACGGCAAAATCATAAAGCATAGAGACCAGTTTAATTTCTGGCGCTGGAGCCGCCAGGCCCTTGGCACGCCAGGGTTATTGCTAGGCTGGAGTTCAATGCTGCAAAACAAGGTGAGCCAGATGGCGAATAAATCGCTACGCAGCTTTATGAAAAAGGCTTGAAACGGTCGTTAACCAATGATTAGCGCAGCAAACTGCGCCGTTAAGCACAGCTTGTCTCATTAGTAATGAGGTTTTCGATTATAAAAAGCCGGTCTTGTCCCCACACGGCCGTATTGTGGTATTTGAAACTGGGTACGCCCCAGAGCCCTAACGCGTACATCTCTTGCAAATTTTGCTCAGCCCACGTCCTCCAGCTTTGATTGTTCAACAGCGGCTTTGCCTCTTCCCAATCCAAATGACAGGCAGACAGTATCTGCCTGATGCCTTTATCTGTGTCAGATCGCACGCCTTGGCTATTTACAGCCCGGGCATATGCCAGTAAGTAGTCAACGGCTTTGCCTTTGCTTTCAGCATATTTGAATAGTGCATAACAGCGTTCTACGCCAGCGCCTAAGGGGTCTGCCACATATCCATAGTCTATACCGTACTTTTTGGCTTCACGTTTTGTATCGTAAAAAATGTACATTTTTTTTGTCTTAGGTACTGAAAGGCCGCGCATAAGCATTGGCAACACAGGTTTAACAATCAGTTCGATATTATAATGCTTAGCCAGTGCGACAGCGCGCTCTAACCCTAAGTGAGAGTAGGGGCTTCTGATTGAAAAGTAGAGTGTTAGAGGCTTGGTTGCATGTGCCAAATTTTGCGCGCGAGTTGTGGGCTTACAGAATTCGTTATAAGTGCGGTTGTAACGAATAATGGGGTCAATAAGCGTCGATAAGCCTAGTTTATTGGCGCGTTTTTCAAGGTGATCCAGGCGATCAACACCCCAGTACCATTCGCCGCCATAATGAATCATGGCACTCATATAGTGCCCAAGGTGGTTAAGTCGCGCTTCGTTTTTGGTCACTTGGGAGGCTACATCGACAGACTGAAACTCGGACGTATCAGTGAACCAATACTGCTGGAAAATATCATTGATTTTACCTAATGCCAGATCTGAACTTTCAATGTTAACCAGTTGATTTGTAAAGTTTCGTATCTCTCCATCTGACTTCGATAGAGGTGAGCCGGGGAAGTTAAGCCCGTAAAGCTGTGAAAGACTCCGGGCGTCGTTGAAGGCATTGGCCTGCCACATTTCGAATTCAGGGAACATCTCAGGGTTTAGGGTGTACACAGTGTTAAACCTGAACCTCAACACATAACGCTGTGCCAACTCTTGTAAAGCTTGTACAAGAACGAAACTATATGGGTCATTAATGTGTAAAAACACATCAGCGATATGAGGCTTGTTTAATAACCTTCGCTTGCTCTCGTTTATTGATCTACGAAAATTTAACAGTGTATCGCTCGATACCGCGTGTGCAACATGGGGCATTAAATACTGTTTCAAGCCAGTGTTCCTTTTTTTCTTTTTTATCTTTTTTTACTTTTTATATTACTGCGACCAATAAAAACATCTAAATGATGTTTAATCTACTTTACCTATTTCCTTATGAGAAAACACTGTTACTATGATTGGATTACCTGATAGTTTTTTATAGATGACTCGTTGTAAGTCTTGAGCATCTAATTTACAGAGGCGGAGTGTTTTATGGTTGATTGGTTAGATGCCAATGTTCTTTACTGGCATTGGTTGGTTTTTGGAATATTGCTCGCAGGGGCGGAGATTTTTGCCCCCAGTTTTTTTCTACTTTGGCTTGGTGTGAGTGCTGTTTTGGTCGGCGCAATAGGTTATTTTATCAACCTTACGTTTAGTGGCGAAATAATATTATGGGGGATATTTTCGTTAGCCAGCCTTATTATATGGTTCAAATTAATAGCCCCTTCAATGAAGAACAAGTCTTTATCTGGTATGAGCCGAGAGGCCCTTATAGGGCAAGAGGGCACCATTACCGAATTTAATCAGAGCGTTTCAAAAGGGCGGTTGCGCTTTTCAGCGCCGATTGTCGGCAATGATGAATGGGGTTTCAGGTGCGAAGAAATGCTAAACGTTGGCGATAGGGCTGTAGTGACTGACGTTAGTGGTAATGACTTAATTGTAAGAAAGAAATAAACACGGGAGTGAGTTAAATGGAAATTATTATTGTCTCGGCAGTTGCCGTTGGTTTAGTACTTATTACCATCGCTAAAGGCGTGCGTTTGGTTCCTCAAGGCGAAAAGTATGTTGTTCAGCGCTTGGGCAAATTTTACCAAACCTTAAACCCCGGCCTTAATTTTGTAATTCCTTACGTTGATACCGTTGCCTATAAGGTTACAACAAAAGATATTGTGCTTGATATCCCGTCGCAAGAAGTGATTACAGAAGACAACGCGGTGATTTTGGCTAACGCAGTCGCTTACATTAATATTTTAAGCCCGGAAAAGGCCGTTTATGGTGTTGAAAACTACCAGATAGCGATTCAAAACCTTATCCAGACCACCCTTAGGGCGATTATTGGTGAAATGCGACTTGATGCAGCGCTTTCATCGCGTGATCATATAAAAACGCGTTTGAAAGATGGCATCTCTGATGATATCGCTGACTGGGGCATTACGTTAAAAAACGTCGAGATTCAAGATATCAACCCAAGCGAAACCATGCAGGCGTCTATGGAAGAACAGGCTGCAGCCGAACGCCAGCGCAGGGCGGCAGTAACCCGAGCAGAGGGTGAAAAACAGGCGACAATATTGGAAGCCGAAGGGCGTTTAGAAGCATCGAAAAAAGATGCTGAAGCTCAAATTGTATTGGCGAAGGCATCGGGCCGATCAATAGAGCTGGTGACGCAAGCTATTAAGGAAGACGAACTGCCAGTCATGTATCTGCTTGGCGAGAAATATATCGACTCTATCAAAACCCTATCGAACTCTGAAAATGCCAAGACAGTTGTTTACCCCGCTGACTTGGTTGGTACGGTAAAAGGCCTGGTGAACAAAGTTAAGTAGTCGCTGTATTCTGGTTCGTGACCAAGAATGGATGACGCTCTCTGCGAGCATCATCCATTTTGTGTTTCTAGCCGTTCAAACAGTTATGGCAATTAAGTTGAATAGAGAGTGGTTAACAGACCAAAGAGTTTTGGCCAGCGCTGCCTTCTAGTATCAATCTGCTTTATATTAATGCTGATCTTGCTTCGCTATAGCAAGCGTCTTACAAACTACATTGCCAGGTGAGCCTGAGCATTAAATGGAATTATGAACTTACTAAACCAACAAACGGCCTTTGTTACATCACTGATAGACGAGCATGCCCCTCAAGATACCCTGCAGTTAGGGTTAGGGAATCTTGATCTCACGCTTTCAATTTGTCAATCACTCAATAAAATCGAAAATGCAGTACTAACGCTTATCACACCCAGCGTTTCTCAGCACTCAAGTTTTATGAAAGAGA
Proteins encoded in this window:
- a CDS encoding glutathione S-transferase family protein gives rise to the protein MVIVHHLENSRSQRILWALEELNVPYEVKRYERNKKTSLAPESLKKVHPLGKSPVITDNGVTVAESGAIIEYLVGKYGDGELTLSSGTAEHREYIYWLHFAEGSLMPQLLLKLVFDKVKSGPMPIFAKPIAKMISKKVMASYVGPNIRDNLTFIDNHLANNAWFAGNKLTGADLQMSFPLEASVASGVADKYPNIKAYVQRIHARPAYQKALETGGPYDYA
- a CDS encoding NfeD family protein, encoding MVDWLDANVLYWHWLVFGILLAGAEIFAPSFFLLWLGVSAVLVGAIGYFINLTFSGEIILWGIFSLASLIIWFKLIAPSMKNKSLSGMSREALIGQEGTITEFNQSVSKGRLRFSAPIVGNDEWGFRCEEMLNVGDRAVVTDVSGNDLIVRKK
- a CDS encoding SPFH domain-containing protein, with translation MEIIIVSAVAVGLVLITIAKGVRLVPQGEKYVVQRLGKFYQTLNPGLNFVIPYVDTVAYKVTTKDIVLDIPSQEVITEDNAVILANAVAYINILSPEKAVYGVENYQIAIQNLIQTTLRAIIGEMRLDAALSSRDHIKTRLKDGISDDIADWGITLKNVEIQDINPSETMQASMEEQAAAERQRRAAVTRAEGEKQATILEAEGRLEASKKDAEAQIVLAKASGRSIELVTQAIKEDELPVMYLLGEKYIDSIKTLSNSENAKTVVYPADLVGTVKGLVNKVK
- a CDS encoding nuclear transport factor 2 family protein, producing MSAEKELIEKFYRAFQQRDYQTMANCYHPDAKFEDEAFKLQGNEIAAMWHMLCERGTDLELSFSVSEQSGKVSAHWEPRYTFSQTGRKVHNIIDAEFEFKDGKIIKHRDQFNFWRWSRQALGTPGLLLGWSSMLQNKVSQMANKSLRSFMKKA
- a CDS encoding DsbA family protein, whose product is MKQYLMPHVAHAVSSDTLLNFRRSINESKRRLLNKPHIADVFLHINDPYSFVLVQALQELAQRYVLRFRFNTVYTLNPEMFPEFEMWQANAFNDARSLSQLYGLNFPGSPLSKSDGEIRNFTNQLVNIESSDLALGKINDIFQQYWFTDTSEFQSVDVASQVTKNEARLNHLGHYMSAMIHYGGEWYWGVDRLDHLEKRANKLGLSTLIDPIIRYNRTYNEFCKPTTRAQNLAHATKPLTLYFSIRSPYSHLGLERAVALAKHYNIELIVKPVLPMLMRGLSVPKTKKMYIFYDTKREAKKYGIDYGYVADPLGAGVERCYALFKYAESKGKAVDYLLAYARAVNSQGVRSDTDKGIRQILSACHLDWEEAKPLLNNQSWRTWAEQNLQEMYALGLWGVPSFKYHNTAVWGQDRLFIIENLITNETSCA
- a CDS encoding ACP S-malonyltransferase, giving the protein MKEKVVVVCSGRGTYNKEELGYLSRYHSKKTSMIETIDEHRAEKEQIPITQLDEMTQFNLKKHTAGENASALIYACALGDFYDIDRDRYDIVAVTGNSMGWYIALRCAEVLTDTGAINLINTMGSMMQNGIIGGQVIYPVIDDNWQYDEQKAAHLNQVVKDIKGRPGCELYLSIDLGGYRVLGGNEPALRLLDSSLTRVQDRFPMRLYNHAAFHTPLLHSVSEQAKQSLSQSLFNTPSIPLIDGKGKIWQPKCFDLAEIYEYTLGAQVIEPYYFGRAVEIAVKEFAPDKVIVTGPGSNLGASVAQKLVQLKWDGMDSKNAFAERQMQHPYVISMGRESERALVVR